In Anaerolineales bacterium, one genomic interval encodes:
- a CDS encoding NAD-dependent epimerase/dehydratase family protein, producing MPETVLVTGATGFIGAALCRALLAQGHSVQAFHRPTSDRRSLDGLDVVHHLGDILRPETLAPAMRGVDWVFHLAAEAAYWRNPDQVIETAVQGTQNVVLAARAAGVRRVVMTSSLAALGVPSGAGWLDEQHTFNLPPGRFPYGFAKHQSEQEALRIAEGLPEVVIVNPSAVFGPGDRKPISGSLIIEAARGLGFVYVDGGWNVVHIDDVIRGHLAAAQLGRAGERYLLGGENLTHRETLEIIAQVVGRRPPWLRLPGWSVPPLAALIDGLRSVVTLPMDGNQLRLSRHRLFCDLSKSRRELGMPEPIPFRQAVHDFWDWYRSPTAV from the coding sequence TTGCCTGAGACCGTCCTGGTCACCGGAGCTACCGGATTCATCGGCGCGGCCTTGTGCCGCGCCTTGCTCGCTCAGGGCCACTCGGTCCAAGCGTTCCACCGACCGACTTCCGACCGCCGTTCGCTGGACGGGCTGGATGTCGTCCATCACCTGGGGGACATCCTCCGCCCGGAGACTCTGGCACCGGCGATGCGGGGGGTGGACTGGGTATTCCATCTCGCCGCCGAGGCGGCCTACTGGCGCAACCCTGATCAGGTGATCGAGACCGCCGTCCAGGGCACGCAAAACGTCGTCCTGGCGGCCCGCGCGGCCGGTGTGCGCCGGGTGGTTATGACTAGCTCCCTGGCGGCCCTGGGTGTTCCTTCCGGCGCCGGATGGCTTGACGAGCAGCACACCTTCAACCTTCCTCCCGGGCGCTTCCCTTACGGTTTCGCCAAGCATCAATCCGAACAGGAGGCCCTGCGCATTGCCGAAGGCCTCCCCGAAGTCGTGATTGTCAATCCCTCGGCCGTGTTCGGCCCTGGCGATCGCAAACCGATCAGCGGATCGCTCATCATCGAGGCGGCCCGCGGGCTGGGGTTCGTGTATGTCGACGGCGGGTGGAATGTGGTTCACATCGATGACGTCATCCGCGGCCACCTGGCGGCCGCCCAGCTGGGCCGCGCCGGTGAACGCTACTTGTTGGGCGGGGAAAACCTGACCCACCGCGAGACGCTAGAGATCATCGCCCAGGTCGTCGGCCGCCGTCCGCCGTGGTTGCGCCTTCCCGGCTGGAGCGTCCCGCCATTGGCGGCGTTGATCGACGGACTGCGGAGTGTCGTGACGCTACCCATGGACGGCAACCAGCTCCGCCTGAGCCGCCACCGGCTGTTCTGCGATCTTTCCAAGTCCCGCCGCGAGCTCGGGATGCCCGAGCCGATCCCTTTCCGCCAGGCGGTGCACGACTTCTGGGACTGGTACCGCAGCCCGACGGCGGTCTAA